One stretch of Actinacidiphila sp. DG2A-62 DNA includes these proteins:
- a CDS encoding GNAT family N-acetyltransferase, whose product MTAAPTRRATAADAAAIARVHIASREATMPYLPPRKRSDAQVEAWVRDVVLPGSAVWVAELDGRVVGYAAVRGDTLDALYLLAEVRRRGIGSALLAAAKAHRSQGLDLFVFQKNTDARAFYLRHGFTVTATRDGSDTMEREPDLAMRWTPVTKGTRTVG is encoded by the coding sequence GTGACCGCCGCGCCGACACGCCGCGCGACCGCCGCCGACGCCGCCGCGATCGCCCGGGTGCACATCGCCTCCCGTGAGGCCACGATGCCCTACCTGCCGCCGCGCAAGCGCTCCGACGCCCAGGTCGAGGCGTGGGTGCGGGACGTGGTGCTGCCCGGCAGCGCGGTGTGGGTGGCCGAACTCGACGGGCGGGTGGTCGGCTACGCGGCCGTGCGGGGCGACACGCTCGACGCGCTCTATCTGCTCGCCGAGGTCCGCCGCCGGGGCATCGGCAGCGCCCTGCTGGCGGCGGCCAAGGCGCACCGGTCGCAGGGCCTGGACCTGTTCGTGTTCCAGAAGAACACCGACGCGCGGGCCTTCTACCTCCGGCACGGCTTCACCGTCACCGCCACCAGGGACGGCTCGGACACCATGGAGCGCGAGCCCGACCTGGCGATGCGCTGGACGCCGGTGACGAAGGGCACACGTACTGTCGGGTAA